The Deinococcus koreensis genome window below encodes:
- the nrdR gene encoding transcriptional regulator NrdR produces MKCPYCSAPDSKVVNSRPSDDGASIRRRRECLNCARRFTTYERAQLEPLMVVKRSGPREAFNPDKLLRGLVLATEKRPVDQDALRAFAYGFEDEVGQSEIAATEIGKRAMTFLRPLDDVAYIRFASVYRDFDSLERFIEEIQGLKKDEEG; encoded by the coding sequence ATGAAGTGTCCCTACTGCTCCGCTCCCGATTCCAAGGTCGTCAATTCCCGTCCCAGCGACGACGGCGCCAGTATCCGCCGGCGCCGCGAGTGCCTGAACTGTGCCCGGCGGTTCACGACCTACGAACGCGCCCAGCTCGAACCCCTGATGGTGGTCAAGCGCTCCGGCCCGCGCGAGGCCTTCAACCCCGACAAGCTGCTGCGCGGGCTGGTGCTGGCGACCGAGAAACGCCCGGTGGATCAGGACGCGCTGCGGGCGTTTGCCTACGGCTTCGAGGACGAAGTCGGCCAGAGCGAGATCGCCGCCACCGAGATCGGCAAGCGCGCCATGACCTTCCTGCGCCCCCTGGACGACGTGGCCTATATCCGCTTCGCCTCCGTGTACCGCGATTTCGACTCGCTGGAGCGCTTCATCGAGGAGATCCAGGGCTTGAAGAAGGACGAGGAAGGGTGA
- the dnaB gene encoding replicative DNA helicase, translating to MELTPRVPPHSNDAEISVLGSILLDNDTLNQLGDTVAPEMFYREGHRKIFTAMRALQDKGDPVDLVTLSEDLRVKGQLDEVGGLTYLIGLSDQVPTAAYAENYARIVQEKHTLRQLISASGKAMQLAYDAQLPLEDLLDKAEKMIFEVAEQKKKGESFSDMGEVVHNTFEYITLLHANKGIPDGVSSGFRDLDEQISGLQKGSLNVLAARPSMGKCVSAETLIDLPGSGERITVEEFVRRQEREVLSVTPDGQLRPSLVGAWIDSGVKPVQRVTTRTGRVVETTLHHPFLGVDGWTPLYDLKVGDRIAVPREVAVFGQQDALSPERVRLLAYLLAEGGLTQSSPRFTNADPVLVEDFRACLKAEFPELEMQPDARTGIDYRLSRAWAPGERKNRANPLTEWLRELGVWGEYADSKRIPDVVWTLTREGLASFLRVLLSCDGTIYALAGKARIEFTVASEGLARGVQHALTRFGVVAKLWRKTERSWRVEITDPRSVADYQTRVGWLGHKATRTIPLSLGKRSNVGHLPSGAWIHVRRAAGTRGLSLNALARAAGERMDGGYNAHTSRGLPQYRAARYAAVLDDPHLTLLGSDALYWDDIASIDDVGEKQVYDLTVPGDANFIAADICLHNTAFALSIAQNVALRGEKTVAVFSLEMPSVQLALRMLCSEARVDMNRIRSGQLNERDFERLAHAAGRLAEAPMVIDDEADLTLNGLRSKLRRITAQHGQLGLVVIDYLQLMSGGKSNGGSDNRQQEISTISRGLKGLARELEVPIIVLSQLSRAVEQRPNHRPMLSDLRESGAIEQDADIVMFIYRDEYYNKETDQQGIAEIIIGKQRNGPVGTVKLQFHSAHVRFNDLAPEGV from the coding sequence TTGGAACTCACGCCGCGCGTCCCACCGCACAGCAACGACGCAGAAATCAGTGTGCTGGGCAGCATCCTGCTGGACAACGACACCCTCAACCAACTGGGCGACACGGTGGCCCCGGAGATGTTCTACCGCGAGGGCCACCGCAAGATCTTCACGGCCATGCGCGCCCTGCAGGACAAGGGCGACCCGGTGGATCTGGTCACGCTCTCCGAGGATCTGCGGGTCAAGGGCCAGCTCGACGAGGTCGGCGGCCTGACCTACCTGATCGGCCTCTCGGATCAGGTGCCCACCGCCGCCTACGCCGAGAACTACGCCCGCATCGTGCAGGAGAAGCACACCCTGCGCCAGCTGATCAGCGCGTCGGGCAAGGCCATGCAGCTCGCCTACGACGCCCAGCTGCCGCTGGAAGACCTGCTCGACAAGGCCGAGAAGATGATCTTCGAGGTCGCCGAGCAGAAGAAGAAGGGCGAGAGCTTTTCCGACATGGGCGAGGTGGTGCACAACACCTTCGAGTACATCACCCTGCTGCACGCCAACAAGGGGATTCCGGACGGCGTGAGTTCGGGCTTCCGCGACCTCGACGAGCAGATCTCGGGGCTGCAGAAGGGGAGCCTGAACGTGCTGGCGGCCCGGCCCTCGATGGGCAAGTGTGTCAGTGCCGAGACGCTGATCGATCTGCCGGGCAGCGGCGAGCGGATCACGGTCGAGGAGTTCGTGCGCCGGCAGGAAAGAGAAGTGCTGAGCGTCACACCTGACGGACAGCTTCGCCCGTCGCTGGTCGGCGCCTGGATCGACAGCGGGGTCAAGCCGGTGCAGCGCGTGACGACCCGCACCGGCCGCGTGGTGGAAACGACGCTGCACCACCCCTTCCTGGGCGTGGACGGCTGGACACCGCTATACGACCTGAAAGTGGGCGACCGGATCGCCGTGCCGCGCGAGGTCGCCGTGTTCGGACAGCAGGATGCCCTGAGCCCCGAACGGGTGCGCCTGCTGGCCTACCTGCTGGCGGAAGGGGGGTTAACCCAGAGCAGTCCGCGCTTTACCAATGCCGATCCCGTGCTGGTCGAGGACTTCCGGGCCTGCCTGAAGGCCGAGTTCCCGGAGCTGGAAATGCAGCCGGACGCACGCACGGGCATTGATTACCGCTTGAGCCGCGCCTGGGCGCCGGGTGAGCGCAAGAACCGGGCCAACCCGCTGACCGAGTGGCTGCGTGAGCTGGGCGTCTGGGGCGAGTACGCGGACAGCAAGCGGATTCCCGATGTGGTCTGGACGCTCACGCGGGAGGGGCTGGCATCCTTCCTGCGCGTGCTTCTCAGCTGCGACGGCACGATCTATGCCCTGGCCGGCAAGGCCCGCATCGAGTTCACGGTTGCCAGCGAGGGGCTGGCCCGGGGCGTGCAGCACGCCCTGACGCGCTTCGGCGTCGTGGCCAAACTCTGGCGGAAGACGGAGCGCTCGTGGCGGGTCGAGATCACCGATCCTCGCAGCGTGGCGGACTACCAGACCCGCGTCGGCTGGCTGGGCCACAAGGCGACCCGGACGATTCCGCTGAGTCTCGGGAAGCGGAGCAATGTCGGCCACCTGCCCTCCGGCGCCTGGATACATGTGCGGCGCGCGGCGGGCACGCGGGGCCTGAGCCTCAATGCCCTGGCCCGCGCCGCTGGCGAGCGTATGGACGGCGGTTACAATGCCCACACCTCCCGCGGCCTGCCTCAATACCGCGCTGCCCGCTACGCCGCTGTGCTGGACGATCCCCACCTGACCCTGCTGGGCAGCGACGCCCTGTACTGGGATGACATCGCCAGCATCGATGACGTGGGCGAGAAACAGGTCTACGACCTGACGGTTCCGGGTGACGCGAATTTCATCGCCGCCGACATCTGCCTGCACAACACGGCCTTCGCCCTCTCCATCGCGCAAAATGTGGCCCTGCGCGGCGAGAAGACGGTCGCCGTGTTCAGCCTGGAAATGCCCTCGGTGCAGCTCGCCCTGCGGATGCTGTGCAGTGAAGCGCGCGTGGACATGAACCGCATCCGAAGCGGGCAGCTCAACGAGCGCGATTTCGAGCGGCTGGCGCACGCGGCGGGCCGGCTGGCCGAGGCGCCCATGGTCATCGACGACGAGGCCGACCTGACGCTCAACGGCCTGCGCTCCAAGCTGCGGCGCATCACCGCGCAGCACGGACAGCTCGGGCTGGTCGTCATCGACTACCTGCAGCTCATGTCCGGCGGCAAGAGCAACGGCGGCTCGGACAACCGCCAGCAGGAGATCAGCACGATCTCGCGCGGACTCAAGGGTCTGGCGCGCGAACTGGAAGTGCCCATCATCGTGCTCTCGCAGCTCAGCCGCGCCGTGGAGCAGAGGCCCAACCACCGGCCGATGCTGAGTGACCTGAGGGAATCGGGCGCGATCGAGCAGGACGCGGACATCGTGATGTTCATCTACCGCGACGAGTACTACAACAAGGAAACCGATCAGCAGGGCATCGCGGAGATCATCATCGGCAAGCAGCGCAACGGGCCCGTCGGCACCGTCAAGCTGCAGTTTCACAGCGCGCACGTGCGGTTCAACGATCTTGCGCCGGAGGGAGTGTAA
- a CDS encoding DUF1802 family protein — MSAPATALKEWDAQCSLLTSGEVSVLVRKGGIMETHDGFEVERRSFLLYPTFLHQNPAELKPEHSARLRPDPDPGRIHLPALAEVVAVHKVESLEAARALEPWQALSADAIERKFHYRGRPWVHALVLRVRPLLQPLVLEETPDMLGCVSWVPLGELDVTAGEGVLDEAELQARAAGIEAGLRG; from the coding sequence ATGTCTGCCCCCGCCACCGCCCTGAAGGAATGGGACGCCCAGTGTTCGCTGCTGACCTCGGGTGAGGTCAGTGTGCTCGTCCGCAAGGGCGGCATCATGGAAACGCACGACGGCTTCGAGGTCGAGCGCCGCTCCTTCCTGCTCTACCCCACCTTCCTGCACCAGAACCCGGCCGAGCTGAAGCCTGAGCATTCGGCTCGCCTGCGCCCCGACCCCGATCCCGGCCGGATTCACCTGCCGGCGCTGGCCGAGGTCGTGGCGGTGCATAAGGTGGAGTCGCTGGAGGCCGCGCGGGCGCTGGAGCCCTGGCAGGCGCTGAGCGCCGACGCCATCGAGCGCAAGTTCCACTACCGGGGCCGGCCCTGGGTGCACGCCCTGGTGCTGCGCGTGCGGCCCCTCCTCCAGCCCCTGGTGCTGGAGGAAACGCCGGACATGCTGGGCTGCGTGAGCTGGGTGCCCCTGGGCGAGCTGGACGTGACCGCCGGGGAAGGCGTGCTGGACGAGGCCGAGCTGCAGGCACGGGCGGCAGGCATCGAGGCTGGCCTGCGGGGCTGA
- a CDS encoding NAD(P)H-dependent glycerol-3-phosphate dehydrogenase translates to MSLPVLGLPVLGAGGWGTALAVNAARRGPVTLWARRPEFAAQLAQQRVNAAYLPGVPLPDAVRVTADLQGAVDGADFALVVVPSVGMPELLAELPRTLGVVLCAKGLAPDGGQLTGLARAMGFTRVAVLSGPNHAEEIGRGLPAATVVASRDEALARAVQAALMTPGLRVYTSRDETGVELGGVLKNVMALAAGLGDGLGLGDNAKSALITRGLREMRRYLLALGAHEDTVYGLSGLGDLVATATSRHSRNRAAGEAIARGEHPAQGGKVVEGLRTAGLLDAWAFSHGHDLPIVRAVARVAAGEWTPQTGIESLMGRGARAEHEG, encoded by the coding sequence GTGAGCCTGCCGGTGCTGGGCCTGCCTGTCCTGGGGGCCGGCGGCTGGGGCACGGCGCTGGCCGTGAACGCGGCGCGGCGCGGCCCGGTGACCCTCTGGGCACGGCGGCCGGAGTTCGCGGCGCAGCTGGCCCAGCAGCGCGTGAACGCCGCCTACCTGCCCGGCGTGCCCCTGCCGGACGCGGTGCGGGTCACGGCCGACCTGCAAGGAGCCGTGGACGGAGCCGACTTCGCCCTGGTGGTCGTGCCCAGCGTGGGCATGCCGGAGCTGCTGGCCGAACTGCCGCGCACTCTGGGCGTGGTGCTGTGCGCCAAGGGCCTCGCGCCGGACGGCGGGCAACTCACCGGGCTGGCCCGCGCCATGGGTTTCACGCGCGTGGCCGTGCTGAGCGGCCCCAACCACGCCGAGGAGATCGGCCGGGGCCTGCCCGCCGCCACCGTGGTCGCCAGCCGCGACGAGGCCCTGGCCCGCGCCGTGCAGGCCGCCCTGATGACGCCGGGGCTGCGGGTGTACACCAGCCGCGACGAGACCGGCGTGGAGCTGGGCGGCGTGCTGAAGAACGTCATGGCGCTGGCGGCCGGGCTGGGCGACGGCCTGGGCCTGGGCGACAACGCCAAGTCGGCCCTGATCACCCGCGGCCTGCGCGAGATGCGCCGCTATCTGCTGGCCCTGGGCGCCCACGAGGACACCGTGTACGGCCTGAGCGGCCTGGGCGATCTGGTCGCCACCGCCACCAGCCGCCACAGCCGCAACCGTGCGGCCGGTGAAGCGATTGCACGTGGAGAGCACCCTGCCCAGGGGGGCAAGGTCGTCGAGGGTCTGCGTACCGCCGGCCTGCTGGACGCCTGGGCGTTCTCCCACGGCCACGACCTGCCCATCGTGCGGGCGGTGGCGCGGGTGGCGGCGGGCGAGTGGACGCCCCAGACCGGCATCGAGAGCCTGATGGGCCGGGGCGCGCGGGCCGAGCACGAGGGGTAG
- a CDS encoding class I SAM-dependent DNA methyltransferase — translation MQREPFTALAAVYDAIMADVEYDHWADFVLTYARDGGLEPLAASALDLACGTGGFTRELLEAGLTVTGLDGSAQMLVEARRRVPGVDFVQGDLRSFELPGRFDLITCVFDSLNNLLSAEELGRALGQCRAHLSSGGLLAFDVNTRLGVRELWEGDAIEGVAPLPDGSEVHYHWSHHHDAEADLGVVQAFCRVDGEEFVEVHRERGYDPADLEPLLAGAGFARWEIVEYPDYAPPEADVPRVWVFAWAGAGAP, via the coding sequence ATGCAGAGGGAGCCGTTTACGGCGCTGGCGGCCGTGTACGACGCGATCATGGCGGATGTGGAATACGACCACTGGGCGGATTTCGTGCTCACCTACGCCCGCGACGGCGGTCTGGAACCCCTGGCGGCGAGCGCCCTCGATCTGGCCTGCGGCACCGGCGGCTTCACGCGCGAACTGCTGGAGGCGGGCTTAACGGTCACGGGCCTGGACGGCAGCGCCCAGATGCTCGTGGAGGCGCGGCGCCGCGTGCCCGGCGTGGACTTCGTGCAGGGCGACCTGCGCTCCTTCGAGCTGCCCGGGCGGTTCGACCTGATCACCTGCGTGTTCGACTCGCTGAACAACCTGCTGAGCGCCGAGGAACTGGGCCGCGCGCTGGGCCAGTGCCGCGCGCACCTGAGCTCCGGCGGCCTGCTGGCCTTCGACGTGAACACCCGCCTGGGCGTGCGCGAGCTGTGGGAGGGCGACGCCATCGAGGGCGTGGCGCCCCTCCCGGACGGCTCCGAGGTGCATTACCACTGGTCTCACCACCACGACGCCGAGGCCGACCTGGGCGTGGTGCAGGCCTTCTGCCGCGTGGACGGCGAGGAGTTTGTGGAGGTTCACCGCGAGCGCGGCTACGACCCCGCGGATCTGGAACCGCTGCTGGCCGGAGCCGGCTTCGCGCGCTGGGAGATCGTGGAATACCCCGACTACGCCCCCCCCGAGGCGGACGTGCCGCGCGTGTGGGTCTTCGCCTGGGCCGGAGCGGGGGCGCCGTGA
- a CDS encoding SDR family NAD(P)-dependent oxidoreductase, which yields MTGLPDPQSRASLPPGEALAGQVVAVTGADQGYGKPISAALARAGASVVLIGGNSESLAASASALEHAGGTAIPIKADVGVPLDWLSAQTRILEIFGALHGIVHLADKRASSDFTMLSEGEWMDLFNCNVKSSVGIAQIVRRRLPGTWLTLIGPHLDEQGLHAWPQRGAIQALVERAHIEELRLNLVLPSRASSGEEELDRALADTVLTLALPEMAHLRGNVLEVPLPPLPRLRVSESPLGLSL from the coding sequence ATGACCGGCCTCCCCGACCCGCAGTCCCGCGCCTCCTTGCCCCCCGGCGAGGCGCTGGCCGGACAGGTCGTGGCCGTCACCGGGGCCGATCAGGGGTATGGCAAACCCATCAGCGCCGCCCTGGCACGGGCCGGGGCCAGCGTGGTGCTGATCGGCGGCAACAGCGAGTCGCTGGCGGCCTCGGCCAGCGCCCTGGAGCACGCCGGCGGCACCGCCATCCCCATCAAGGCCGATGTCGGCGTGCCGCTCGACTGGCTCAGCGCCCAGACCCGCATCCTGGAAATCTTCGGCGCGCTGCATGGCATCGTGCACCTGGCCGACAAGCGCGCGAGTTCGGATTTCACCATGCTCAGCGAGGGCGAGTGGATGGATCTGTTCAACTGCAACGTCAAGAGCTCGGTGGGCATCGCGCAGATCGTGCGCCGGCGCCTGCCCGGCACCTGGCTGACCCTGATCGGCCCCCATCTGGACGAACAGGGCCTGCACGCCTGGCCCCAGCGCGGGGCCATCCAGGCCCTGGTGGAGCGGGCCCACATCGAGGAGCTGCGCCTGAATCTGGTGCTGCCCTCGCGCGCCAGCTCTGGCGAGGAGGAGCTGGATCGGGCGCTGGCCGACACCGTGCTGACCCTGGCCCTGCCCGAGATGGCCCACCTGCGGGGCAACGTGCTGGAGGTGCCGCTGCCGCCGCTGCCCAGGCTGCGCGTGTCGGAATCACCGCTGGGCCTGAGCCTGTGA
- a CDS encoding NUDIX domain-containing protein, producing the protein MAEEQTQGAAQRRRRRRRGGSAATQALRPGQVTNTTAIPVPAAPQKRGQKRPLADPRIAVGCIVLRGEEILLVRERGRWSLPKGGLESGELVQDGARRETFEETGIVVELRDLAFIVEFQAQTWGHHLQFFYTGREVGGTLAPRDPDRDVQEAKFVPIRQLREFIRFRPRLVALETWLRERRPRHFVFNLDREPAMLRKRRRVGEGAPVERVEDVEMEPIVEADL; encoded by the coding sequence ATGGCGGAAGAGCAGACACAGGGCGCGGCCCAGCGGCGGCGCCGGCGGCGGCGGGGGGGCAGCGCGGCCACCCAGGCCCTGCGCCCCGGGCAGGTCACCAACACCACCGCGATTCCGGTGCCCGCCGCGCCCCAGAAGCGCGGGCAGAAGCGCCCGCTGGCCGATCCGCGCATCGCGGTGGGCTGCATCGTGCTGCGCGGCGAGGAGATCCTGCTGGTGCGCGAGCGCGGCCGCTGGTCGCTGCCCAAGGGCGGCCTGGAATCCGGCGAACTGGTGCAGGACGGCGCCCGGCGCGAGACCTTCGAGGAAACCGGCATCGTGGTCGAGCTGCGCGACCTGGCCTTTATCGTGGAATTCCAGGCCCAGACCTGGGGCCACCACCTGCAGTTTTTTTACACCGGCCGCGAGGTCGGCGGCACCCTGGCGCCCCGCGACCCCGACCGCGACGTGCAGGAAGCCAAGTTCGTGCCGATCCGGCAGCTGCGCGAGTTCATCCGCTTCCGCCCGCGCCTGGTGGCGCTGGAAACCTGGCTGCGCGAGCGGCGGCCCCGCCATTTCGTGTTCAACCTCGACCGCGAGCCCGCCATGCTCCGCAAGCGCCGCCGGGTGGGCGAGGGCGCCCCGGTCGAGCGGGTAGAGGACGTGGAGATGGAGCCCATCGTCGAGGCCGATCTGTAG